One stretch of Glandiceps talaboti chromosome 7, keGlaTala1.1, whole genome shotgun sequence DNA includes these proteins:
- the LOC144437735 gene encoding ganglioside-induced differentiation-associated protein 1-like has translation MSSADLRVYYSEKSFYCHRVRIGLREKRLQYKERVVDLARLENLEVWYLRVNPDGRVPALGHDDKIFNETEDILRYLDENFPENTKLFPDPSTEEGRMCKYFIAIANKVDIDSLSLGIPENPDFEKCEQKYSYPSSLYRNIVKVFHDEGPKKCDLLAEENPELKDEYMTIKERLEKVSLEVDERTFGVAVPLCNDVLMKLEVELKRKKEEMEKKEKKDKKQEEMEQIVAATKKMSEENDEKTGPDFWLCGENYTAADVYWSTTLRALYDLGLEEMFWANGKLPLVAEYFERVRSRDSFVQSIPLLDDGGSKMKKSEVMIQFEANEEQGTVCCPLYPCIIV, from the exons ATGTCGTCTGCCGATTTAAGAGTATATTACTCCGAGAAGTCGTTCTATTGTCATAGG GTGCGTATAGGTTTAAGGGAGAAGCGCCTACAGTATAAAGAACGTGTTGTTGACTTGGCACGATTGGAAAATCTGGAAGTATGGTATTTGAGAGTGAATCCAGATGGACGAGTACCCGCACTGGGACACGACGACAAAATATTTAACGAAACTGAAGATATCCTACGGTATCTCGATGAAAACTTCCCAGAGA ACACAAAACTGTTCCCAGATCCGTCTACCGAGGAAGGTCGCATGTGCAAATATTTCATTGCAATAGCAAACAAGGTGGACATTGACTCGTTGTCCCTTGGTATACCAGAGAATCCAGACTTCGAAAAGTGTGAACAGAAATACAGTTACCCGTCATCTCTGTATCGTAATATTGTCAAAG TGTTCCACGACGAAGGTCCCAAAAAGTGTGATTTGCTGGCAGAAGAGAACCCAGAATTGAAAGATGAATACATGACGATCAAAGAAAGGCTAGAAAAAGTCAGTTTGGAGGTTGATGAGAGAACGTTCGGGGTTGCAGTACCACTGTGTAACGACGTTTTAATGAAACTTGAAGTGGAACTGAAACGAAAGAAGGAAGAAATGGAAAAGAAGgaaaagaaggataaaaagcAGGAAGAGATGGAACAGATAGTAGCAGCGACCAAAAAGATGTCCGAAGAAAATGATGAGAAGACAG GACCGGACTTCTGGCTGTGTGGTGAAAATTACACTGCCGCTGATGTGTACTGGTCAACAACACTGCGTGCACTGTATGATCTCGGTCTCGAAGAGATGTTTTGGGCGAACGGCAAGCTACCCCTTGTTGCAGAATACTTCGAAAGAGTGAGAAGCAGAGATTCGTTTGTACAATCAATACCACTACTTGACGACGGTGGTAGCAAGATGAAAAAGAGTGAAGTTATGATTCAGTTTGAAGCTAACGAAGAGCAAGGCACCGTGTGCTGTCCTCTATATCCTTGCataatagtttaa
- the LOC144437369 gene encoding ganglioside-induced differentiation-associated protein 1-like: protein MVQRERDDKLTLYTVRTSYYCHRAQIALLEKALEHDIFPMEREGQRFFWEPWYMKLSMRGKVPCLTHGNVSIPGSIEIMEYLDAAFPNTKCLHPGPNDDGYRVRYLRDQIESFNIQILHAACLYHPHLLCDDMVFPINRIQRNTAFMRDVAPKLLRDYADNFPDLKDVYMSKLEEVQ from the exons ATGGTACAGAGAGAACGTGACGACAAATTAACCCTGTATACTGTACGAACTTCGTACTATTGTCACAGG GCACAAATAGCTCTCCTGGAGAAGGCACTAGAACATGACATATTTCCGATGGAACGGGAGGGACAACGTTTCTTTTGGGAGCCTTGGTACATGAAACTTAGCATGAGGGGAAAAGTACCATGTCTTACTCATGGAAATGTGTCAATACCGGGCTCGATCGAAATCATGGAATACTTAGATGCTGCATTCCCTAACA CGAAATGTTTGCACCCAGGACCGAATGATGATGGTTATCGAGTTAGATATCTGAGAGACCAAATCGAATCGTTCAATATTCAGATTCTGCATGCTGCGTGTTTATACCATCCACATCTCCTGTGTGATGATATGGTATTTCCTATAAACCGTATTCAAAGAAACACAGCCT TCATGCGGGATGTGGCTCCAAAGTTGCTGAGAGACTACGCAGACAATTTTCCAGATCTGAAAGATGTGTACATGAGTAAACTAGAAGAAGTTCAGTAA
- the LOC144437368 gene encoding uncharacterized protein LOC144437368 — translation MTSLDAEGPESENIKSVTSETFAESIPFQTDDAETKAVNRSIITPIYENDNNERASSDSQNEKANNTAVEQPSEPQPSRTNNACPHRHRCITLVATIDREDINIKLQSKFNKSFDIKTPKSITSKICMIWMSEYEDDLNLAVNHPTIWVPLQIQWLTPTKVTRSREVYVNYNCNCDCTSSQQ, via the exons ATGACATCTCTTGATGCTGAAGGCCCCGAAtcagaaaatatcaaatcagTTACCAGTGAAACTTTTGCTGAGAGTATACCTTTCCAAACAGATGACGCTGAGACAAAGGCTGTTAATAGATCTATAATAACTCCGATTTACGAAAATG ATAATAATGAACGAGCTTCAAGTGATAGCCAGAATGAAAAAGCAAACAATACCGCTGTTGAACAG cCATCCGAACCACAGCCAAGCAGAACCAATAATGCTTGCCCTCATCGACATCGGTGCATTACACTCGTAGCAACGATAGACAGAGAAGACATTAACATCAAGTTACAATCTAAGTTCAACAAATCATTTGACATTAAAACACCAAAAAGTATCACAAGTAAAATTTGTATGATTTGGATGTCTGAATATGAAGATGACCTCAACTTGGCTGTTAATCATCCCACGATATGGGTACCACTGCAAATTCAGTGGTTGACCCCTACCAAGGTGACACGAAGTCGTGAAGTATATGTCAACTATAACTGTAATTGTGACTGTACAAGCTCTCAACAGTGA